The following are encoded in a window of Plectropomus leopardus isolate mb chromosome 23, YSFRI_Pleo_2.0, whole genome shotgun sequence genomic DNA:
- the LOC121962198 gene encoding LOW QUALITY PROTEIN: N-acylneuraminate cytidylyltransferase-like (The sequence of the model RefSeq protein was modified relative to this genomic sequence to represent the inferred CDS: deleted 2 bases in 2 codons): MSSRKRGPPGDNGDQDAPRAARRQLRAHGKGHVAALLLARGGSKGIPLKNIKMLAGVPLLGWCVRAAVDSDMFDSVWVSTDHDEIEKVAIAWGAKVHRRSVEVSRDTSTSLETIQEFARMNPEVDVICNIQATSPCLHPFHLREALEMITLQGFDSVFSVVRRHHFRWKEVKKGSGELTEPLNLDPANRPRRQDWDGELCENGSFYFTTRDLVNGGILQGGKVAYYEMMPEYSVDIDVDIDWPVAEQRVRRYGYFGRASPEVVRLMFCSVSGCLTDGRIFLSVSGEEMVSINSRDTEGIRMLQREEMEVVLLTSSADPVAQSLADKLAKRTGCQVVQVSEEPLNDLKPLLEQRRLEWKDVAYLGKEKQDVVCLSLAGLSAVPNDGLPVAKNAAEYTCRSVGGMGAVREFAEHILLLKEKAKAQKDQQRINRHDF, from the exons ATGTCCTCCAGGAAGAGGGGCCCTCCGGGGGATAACGGGGACCAGGACGCACCGCGGGCCGCCCGCAGGCAGCTCCGCGCGCACGGGAAGGGACACGTCGCCGCGCTGCTGCTCGCGAGGGGAGGAAGCAAAGGGATCCCCCTAAAAAACATCAAGATGCTGGCCGGAGTGCCGCTCCTCGGCTGGTGTGTGAGAGCCGCGGTGGACTCCGACATGTTTGACAG TGTTTGGGTCTCGACTGACCACGACGAGATCGAGAAGGTGGCGATCGCCTGGGGCGCCAAGGTGCACCGCAGGAGCGTCGAAGTCTCCAGAGACACTTCTACATCGCTCGAGACCATCCAAGAGTTTGCCAGGATGAACCCGG aGGTGGATGTGATCTGCAACATTCAGGCTACGTCACCGTGTCTCCATCCGTTCCATCTGAGGGAGGCCCTGGAGATGATCACGCTGCAGGGCTTTGACTCGGTCTTCTCCGTGGTCCGGAGGCACCACTTCCGCTGGAAGGAGGTCAAGAAAGGAT CGGGTGAGTTGACGGAGCCGTTGAATCTGGACCCGGCCAACCGTCCGCGGCGTCAGGACTGGGACGGCGAGCTGTGCGAGAACGGCTCGTTCTACTTCACCACCAGAGACCTGGTGAACGGAGGAATCTTGCAG GGCGGTAAGGTGGCGTACTACGAGATGATGCCAGAGTACAGCGTGGACATCGATGTGGACATCGACTGGCCCGTGGCAGAGCAGAGGGTTCgcag GTACGGATACTTCGGTCGGGCCTCGCCGGAGGTGGTTCGCCTGATG TTCTGCAGTGTTTCCGGATGTCTGACGGACGGGAGGATCTTCCTGTCGGTGTCCGGAGAGGAGATGGTGTCCATAAACAGCAGAGACACGGAGGGCATCCGCatgctgcagagagaagagatgGAG GTCGTGCTGTTGACCTCCAGCGCGGACCCCGTGGCCCAGTCGCTGGCGGACAAACTGGCCAAGAGGACGGGCTGCCAGGTCGTCCAGGTGAGCGAGGAGCCGCTGAACGACCTGAAGCCGCTGCTGGAGCAGAGGAGGCTGGAGTGGAAGGACGTGGCCTACCTGG GAAAAGAGAAACAGGACGTCGTCTGTCTGAGCCTGGCGGGTTTGAGCGCCGTGCCTAATGACGGTCTGCCAGTCGCC AAAAACGCTGCAGAGTACACGTGCCGCAGCGTCGGCGGGATGGGAGCCGTGCGGGAGTTTGCCGAGCACATTCTGCTGCTTAAAGAAAAAGCGAAGGCGCAGAAGGATCAGCAGCGAATCAACCGCCACGACTTCTGA